The Candidatus Methylarchaceae archaeon HK02M2 nucleotide sequence ACCTTAATTGAATTTAAGCACAAAAGATTCTAACATTTTTCACTCCTCTTTTAAAACCTTGGTGTATACAATAGATCCTGTTATAGCATCGATCCTCGATAAAGCGCTTGATAGTAAGGAAATTTCAATAGATGAATGTGTCGAGCTTTTTGAGACAAAAGGAATTGATTTTTACGCTCTAATGATAGTTGCTGATGAACTTAGGCGTAGGACAATCGGCGATATTGTTACTTATGTTGTAAATCAAAATATTAACTTCACGAATATCTGTATCAAGAGATGTGGATTCTGTGCTTTTAGTCGAAGTTATAAAGATAAAGATAGCTACTTCTTACCTATCAGAGAAGTAGTCCAGATGACGAAGAAAGCATGGGGAGCAGGAGCAACAGAAGTATGTATTCAAGCAGGTCTACCACCAGATATGGACGGGAATATTTACATAGATATTTGTAAAGCTGTTAAAAAAGAGGTACCAAACATCCATATACACGCTTTCTCTCCTGAAGAGATTTTTTACGGAGCTTCTAAATCAGGTACAACTGTAGAAGATTACTTGAAGAGGCTCAAGGAGGCTGGTATTGGCAGTCTACCTGGCACAGCGGCAGAGATACTTGACGACGAAATCAAAAAAGTAATCTCTCCTAATAGAATTAAAACAAAAGATTGGATCAGAGTGATTAAGACAGCACACAAATTAGGTATACCAACAACTTCAACAATAATGTATGGGCATATCGAGAATTCATTACATAAAGCTAAGCATATAGCCATGATAAGAGAGATACAGAAAGAGACTCAAGGCATAACCGAGTTCGTCCCCCTAAGTTTTGTGCACTATGAAACTCCAATTTACAAGAAAGGTCAAATAAAGAACATAAAAACAGGTGCAACTGGTGTAGATGTAGTTAAAATGTATGCAGTATCTAGATTGATGCTGAACGATATTATAAAAAATATACAGGTGTCTTGGGTTAAGGAAGGAAGGAAATTTGCACAGTTTTGCCTAAATGTTGGTGCGAACGATTTTGGCGGAACTTTAATCAATGAGAATATATCAAGAGCCGCTGGAGCTGTTCATGGGCAACATTTACATCCAGAAGAATTCAAAAGGTTAATTCAAGATATGGGCAGAATTCCTGCACAAAGGTCTACAACTTATGAAATATTAAGAGTATATAGTTAATTATTTCACTATCTCAAGGAATAACAGTATATCTTATCATGTTTCCTTCACGATTAAATACTGCAATATCCTTGTCTGAACAATAAGGGTAAGCCATAATTAGCATTATTCTGCCATAGAAGTTACTCAAATCTTCTAAAGAAGGACGTAATACTCCCGAAGGATGGGAATGGGCCACACCTATAATTGATAAATCTAATGGAAGCATGTTAAGTGGGAAGCTTGAGAAGCCTTTGCCGTGAGTAGCAAGAGGAGGAATCAAGATTTCCTTCACTATAATTGTATCTTTGCTTACCTTCCCTCTAAGTAGAAGTATTCCTTCATTTGGATAAAATTTCTGGGCATAACTTAAAAGGCTGTCTATCACTAATGCTTTGAAAAAAAGCTTCTTAACCATAATTACTTTTAAGTTCATTCAACTAATGTTTAAAAAAGCTTTCTTGAGCAAAATTAAACAATGATAATTCTTAATATCATTCCATAACTCTATATAACATAATTATGAGCAATGCTTAAATTATATCGAAATCAATTTCTGAAATGGCGGTCGATTTGGTCTTTTTAGCCAAAACCTCGACAACAAGAGATTGGAAGGTAGTCTCTTCAGTTGTCTTAGCATTAGTTGATGAAGCAACATTCGAGGCATCTCCAGAGGGCATCACCTTCAGGGCTATGGACCCCTCCCATGTAGCCCTTGTAGACTTATCGTGGCCAAGCTCAACCTTTGAAAAATATGAATGCGATTCTCCATTCAAGTTTAGCGTTAAGATGGATGACTTTGCGAAGTTGATAAAAAGAGGTGATACAAAGGATAGTATAGAAATTGCGACGACCGATGATGAAAATATTATGCTTAGAATACTAAACGGATATGAAAGAGAATTTTCATTACACCTGATAGAAAGTACATATAGTTCTACACCACTTCCTAAGCTTACTTTTAACCTTAAAGCTGTAATAGCGAAGAGAGCTTTTGAAAGTATGCTGAACGATATTTCAGTTATTTCAGATCATGTGACCATAGATTCATCAAATGATAAGTTGGTATTCTATGGTAAGGGTGATATTGGTTCTGGTTCAGTTATATTGGAGAGAACTAGTGAAGATATCTTGGAGTTAGAAGTTAAAGAGAATAGCAAAGCTACTTATAACATCGAATATCTATCAAGCATTATAAAAGCTAGTGGCTCAGCTTCTGATATAGTTATACTAGAATATTCAAGTAAGATGCCCATAAGGCTAGAGTTAAAGCTTAGCGATCTCGGCGGTAAGATACATTTCTATCTTGCTCCTAGAATTGAAGAGAAGTAGATTTAAAAAGATTTTTATTCTATTTTATAAAGAGAAAGCGAAATGACTATCGCATTCTTTATCCTTTTAATATTGACCCTTCTGCAGTTTTTAATTAGCTTTTTAATTATATACTCTTTCAAAACCTTTCCTTTATTACCAATCGACCTGATACGAATCAAAAATGAACCATTAGTCTCAATAATAATTCCAGTGAGAAATGAAGAGGATACTATCAAAGATTGTCTTGACTCTATAACAAATTTGGACTATTCCAAAAAAGAGATTTTAGTTATTGATGGGAATTCTACAGATGGCACTAGAAATATATTAAAAAGCTTCCATAGAAAGATAAAAGTTCTAGAAGAAAAAAATCTCCCTGATGGATGGGTAGGAAAGAATTGGGCTTGCTCCGTAGGTTATGAGAGATCAAAAGGTGAAATTTTACTTTTCACAGATGGAGATACTATCCATAGTAAAAATAGTTTGACTTTAGCAATAAATTATTTTGTAAAAAATCATATCGATATGCTATCTATTTATCCAAAATTTATAATGAAATCTTTTTGGGAAAAGTTGATGATCCCTGCTATGGCTTATGTTATATTCCTTTTTTCACTTAAACCAAATGTGAATGATGATAATGCTTCAAGTTGGCTGGGAAATGGACAGTACATATTCATTAGAAGAAGTGTTTACGAAAATATTGGTGGGCATAAGGCAGTATGGAATAAAATTGATGAGGACTATCGATTAGCTGAGAAAGTTAAAAAATCGAATTTTAGGCTTAGGTTGTTATACGCTCCTCACACGCTACAGACTCGGATGTATAAAAATTTTAATGAGTTATGGGATGGGTCAGTTAAAAACGCATTTGTAAGTTGTTTTGCAGTCTTCCAAAGAATACGGGAATTTTTATTACCTATTATTATATCATTTCTATTTTTATTAGTTCCCCTTATAGTCTTCCTATTGGGATTGGCGATCCTTCCTATTCAAGGATTAAATGAATACCTCGTTTGGGGAACAGCCATGATCTTAGTACTTTGTACTCAGATGCTCATAACCCTCCCAGAGTTTGGTGCGGACCCTAGATACATTCTACTTTTTCCTATATCTGTGGTTATCTGGATCGTAATAATGACAAGTTCCGCTTTTCGTATGATTACAAAGAAAGGGACGGTCTGGAAAGGGAGGATTTATGGATCGAATTAATATCTAGTGTTCAGAATTGTTTAAGAGGTAAGTAGCTTTTAAAGAGAGTAAATATGGAAATAGAGTTTGGGTTAGAAGACCTGGCAAAGTATCCTTTTTTAAAAGAAGCTGGGGATTATGTGAAGGAATTGAATCTAAGTGTAAACAATTTATGTCAAGAAGACTACCGCCCAGCTGTGGAGAGAGCAAAACAGAGAGTAATAGAAGCAATTCAAAAGAATTATATCTCTAGTGAAACATCAGAACCTATAGTAGAACTCCTCTCCTTTCCATTGGCTTTAATACTTGTTAGAGCTATAAATGTCGAATATATCATACATAGATATTCATTAGCAGAATCGATAAGGTCAGAGAGATTTCTCAAGAAAGAAAAGAAGTCAATCATCTCGTATATCTTTAAGAGTACATTTAATGTAGAACTAATCAGCTTACAGCATAATTTATTCGACTTTAAGATAAATTTAAGTGAATACTTAAAACGCGCAACTTATTTCCACCAACCAGAATGGAAGCTTATCAACCGAATTGTGGAGAATGGTTTTGTTTATCTAAAGACTTTTGAATTAGTCAGATTGATCAGGGAGGAAATTAGAAGGATGATTTACGAGAGGATGAAGAGTGCGTCGTTGCCTAGCATGCCGAAATATCTTAAAGAAACACTTGATGAGATATCCAAAGTATTACCTACCATACCAGTGGATAAGATACATAGAGTTGCCCCTGAGAACTTTCCCCCTTGCATTATACATATGCTGAATTTACTTAAGAAAGGGCAGAATGTATCTCATTATGGACGTTTTTTGTTAACAACGTATCTTCTAAGTATTGGTAAAACTGTTGAAGATATAATTGATACATATCCAAAATCGCCAGACTTTAATGAAAGGATGACAAGATATCAAGTAGAGCATATAGCAGGAATTAGAGGGGGGAGAAGGCGATATAAAGTTCCAAGTTGTCGGACGATAGCCACTCACAGTCTATGCTTTAAAGACAAAAATTTATGCGCTAAGTTGAGAAGCCCTCTTCAATTTAGTAAAAAACCCTCATTTCAGAAAAAATCTAACACTAATTCATGAGTAAGGAATATATGATCATTATGAATGAAAGGACTTTAGCATTTATGAAGCAAGCCTTTAAAGAGTATTATTTTAAGAACGCAGAAAAGATAATCGCCCCTATCAGAATAAAGGAGAGAGAATTTGGCTATATATCTTTTGATAAGATTATGATTAGGCATTTATCGTTTCAGAATGAAGGCAATCTTAGAGCTTTCTTTATTAAGGAGATCCCTCGCTCAATCTATTACTCCTGTGCTTATTATTATGAACCGACTCTTACTATGGATAAGAAAGGGTGGAACGGGGCTGATCTTATTTTTGATATAGATGCTGATCATATACCCACTAAATGCAAGAAAGAACATGATTATTGGATATGTAAGGATTGCAATTTAATAGATAAAGGAAAAAGACCCGATAAATGCCCTAAATGTGAAGGCATGAGAATAGATAAAGAGAATTGGGTTTGCCACTCTTGTCTTGAAGCTACAAAAGATGAAGTGATTAAACTAATCGACTTCCTACTTGAAGATTTTAGTATATCCAGAGACAATTGTAAAATACATTTCTCAGGAAGTAGGGGATATCATGTGACTGTAGAGCAAAGTGATCTAGAAGAGTTAGATCAATTAGCAAGAAATGAAATATCTGATTATATTTCTGGTATTGGTTTAAGTTTAGAGAGTCTTGGTATTTCTAAAAGAGTATCATACGAAAAGATGCATAGAATACTCCCATTGGCTACTGAATTCGGT carries:
- a CDS encoding Mov34/MPN/PAD-1 family protein; translated protein: MVKKLFFKALVIDSLLSYAQKFYPNEGILLLRGKVSKDTIIVKEILIPPLATHGKGFSSFPLNMLPLDLSIIGVAHSHPSGVLRPSLEDLSNFYGRIMLIMAYPYCSDKDIAVFNREGNMIRYTVIP
- the pcn gene encoding proliferating cell nuclear antigen (pcna) is translated as MVFLAKTSTTRDWKVVSSVVLALVDEATFEASPEGITFRAMDPSHVALVDLSWPSSTFEKYECDSPFKFSVKMDDFAKLIKRGDTKDSIEIATTDDENIMLRILNGYEREFSLHLIESTYSSTPLPKLTFNLKAVIAKRAFESMLNDISVISDHVTIDSSNDKLVFYGKGDIGSGSVILERTSEDILELEVKENSKATYNIEYLSSIIKASGSASDIVILEYSSKMPIRLELKLSDLGGKIHFYLAPRIEEK
- a CDS encoding glycosyltransferase family 2 protein → MRNEEDTIKDCLDSITNLDYSKKEILVIDGNSTDGTRNILKSFHRKIKVLEEKNLPDGWVGKNWACSVGYERSKGEILLFTDGDTIHSKNSLTLAINYFVKNHIDMLSIYPKFIMKSFWEKLMIPAMAYVIFLFSLKPNVNDDNASSWLGNGQYIFIRRSVYENIGGHKAVWNKIDEDYRLAEKVKKSNFRLRLLYAPHTLQTRMYKNFNELWDGSVKNAFVSCFAVFQRIREFLLPIIISFLFLLVPLIVFLLGLAILPIQGLNEYLVWGTAMILVLCTQMLITLPEFGADPRYILLFPISVVIWIVIMTSSAFRMITKKGTVWKGRIYGSN
- a CDS encoding DNA primase large subunit PriL, with amino-acid sequence MEIEFGLEDLAKYPFLKEAGDYVKELNLSVNNLCQEDYRPAVERAKQRVIEAIQKNYISSETSEPIVELLSFPLALILVRAINVEYIIHRYSLAESIRSERFLKKEKKSIISYIFKSTFNVELISLQHNLFDFKINLSEYLKRATYFHQPEWKLINRIVENGFVYLKTFELVRLIREEIRRMIYERMKSASLPSMPKYLKETLDEISKVLPTIPVDKIHRVAPENFPPCIIHMLNLLKKGQNVSHYGRFLLTTYLLSIGKTVEDIIDTYPKSPDFNERMTRYQVEHIAGIRGGRRRYKVPSCRTIATHSLCFKDKNLCAKLRSPLQFSKKPSFQKKSNTNS
- the cofH gene encoding 5-amino-6-(D-ribitylamino)uracil--L-tyrosine 4-hydroxyphenyl transferase CofH; translated protein: MNLSTKDSNIFHSSFKTLVYTIDPVIASILDKALDSKEISIDECVELFETKGIDFYALMIVADELRRRTIGDIVTYVVNQNINFTNICIKRCGFCAFSRSYKDKDSYFLPIREVVQMTKKAWGAGATEVCIQAGLPPDMDGNIYIDICKAVKKEVPNIHIHAFSPEEIFYGASKSGTTVEDYLKRLKEAGIGSLPGTAAEILDDEIKKVISPNRIKTKDWIRVIKTAHKLGIPTTSTIMYGHIENSLHKAKHIAMIREIQKETQGITEFVPLSFVHYETPIYKKGQIKNIKTGATGVDVVKMYAVSRLMLNDIIKNIQVSWVKEGRKFAQFCLNVGANDFGGTLINENISRAAGAVHGQHLHPEEFKRLIQDMGRIPAQRSTTYEILRVYS